Within the Labilithrix sp. genome, the region CGGCGCGGTCGACGGGCAGATGCTGATCGCGCCGCAGCCGCTCCTCCCCGCCATCGTCCCGACCGACGGATCGACCTCGATGCGAACCATGCAAGGTGCATCGATCTCCGCCGCGCCGCCGCCGCCGGCGAAGAGCGGCTTCGGCACCGTCGTCGTCCTCGGGTTCGTCGGTGTCCTCGGCATCGTCGCGGGCGTGCTCGTCGCGCGCCAGCCGGGCCACGCCACCGCCGAGCAGCCGTCGAGCACGCCCGTCACGTACGTGCCGGCCAACCCGAGCGCCGCCGCGCCGACCAGCGCGACGCCGGTGGTGATCGCGCCGCCGACCGTGCTCCCGCCGGGCTCGGCGGTCCCGTCGGCGGGGACGACCGCGCGCCCGAAGGAAACGAAGGAGCCGAAGGAGCACGTGGGCGCGGGAGCGACGACGACGGTGCAGCCGTCGAGCGCGCCGAAGCCGAAGCCGAAGCCGCGGAAGCCGAAAGGCGACGGCGACGAGTATGGCTTCTAGGACGCGTCTCTGCGCCTTCGTCGTCGGGGCGCTCCTCTTCGCAGCACCGAGCGACGTCGCCGCGGCGCCCAGCGCGGCGGAGCGCGAGACGGCGCGCCGCCACATGGACGAAGGCACCGCCGCGATGAAGACGGGCGAGCACCGGCGCGCGCTCGAGGCGTTCTCGAAGGCGCACGAGATCATGCACGTGCCGACGACGGGCCTCGCCGTCGCGAAGGCGCACCTCGCCGCGGGGCACCTCGTCGAGGCGCGCGAGGCGGCGGTGGAGGTCGCGCGCACGCAGAAGGAGGCGCACGAGCCGGCCGTGTTCGAGAAGGCGCGCGACGCCGCGCGGAAGATCGAGGCGGAGGTGAAGGGGCGGATCCCGTCGCTGAAGATCAAGGTGAAGGGCGGGACCGCGTCGAAGGTCGCGGTCGACGACGTGGACGTGCCGCTCCCGCTCATCGTCGAGCCGGTGCCGGTGAACCCCGGCAAGCGCGTCGTCACGGCGAAGGGCACCGAGGGCACCGAGGCGCGCGTGAACGTCGAGGTCGCGGAGAAGGAGTCGAAGGAGGTCGAGCTCACGCTCACGTGGCCGACGACGGCCGACCCGACCGCGAAGCCGACGCCGGCGCCGACGAACGACGCCGACAAACCGCAGGAGAAGCCGAAGGTCCTCGGCTTCGGCAACGAGGACGTCGCGTCGAAGGGCGGGCGGCGCGCGCCGCTCGCGGAGGGCCTCATCTGGGGCGGCTTCGCGTTCGGCGCGGTCGGCATCGGCGTCGGCGCGGTGACGGGGCTGATGACGCTCGGCAAGGCGTCGGACGTGTCGCAGCTCTGCGAGAACAACATCTGCGCGCCGTCGGCGCAGAGCGATCTCGACTCCGCGACGTTGCTCGCGACCGTGTCGACGATCGCGTTCGGCGTCGGCCTCGCCGGCATCGGCGCCGGCGTCCTCGGCCTCGCGATGCCGCGCCAAGGCGAGACGAAGGGCCACGCCGGGCTCTCGATCCGTCCCACGCTGAACGGGCTCGGAGGGACCTTTTGACGTCGAGCAGGCAAGTCTTCCGGCGCGCCTTCGTCTTCGCGATCGGGAGCGTCCTCGTCGGCTGCGCGATGGTCGCCGGCATCGACGGCTTCCGCATCGGCGAGTGCAAGGGCGGCAACTGCGATCGCGACGGCGAGGCGCCTCCTCCTCCGCCGCCGCCCGACGTGAACGTGCCCGTCGTCGACACCGGCGTGCCCTGCGTCGGTCGCGGGACCCCGACCGCGATCCGCGTCGGCACGCCGCCGAACACGTTCTGCATCGACACGACCGAGGTGACGAATGCAGATTACAAGGTCTTCCTCGACGCCGGCGTGAACCCCGCGACGCAGGGCGGCACGTGCCTCTGGAACAAGACCTACCAGCCGTCGTATCCGGTCTCGGATCCCGACGCCGGCATGGTCGTGCCCGCGCCGGCCGACGACGCGCCGGTCACGAACGTCGACTGGTGCGACGCGGTCGCGTTCTGTCAGTGGGCGGGCAAGTACCTCTGCGGCGCGGTCGAGGACGGGAAGAAGATCGGCCCCGTCTCGGAGGCGGACCTCCTCAACTTCAAGGCGAACCAGTGGCTCCTCGCGTGCTCCGCCGAGGCGCGCCTCCGCTTCCCGTACGGCGGCGTGTTCGACGGCACGAAGTGCAACCTCGCCGATCTCGGGGAAGGCGGCGTCTTGCCGGTCGGGAGCTTGCCCGGGTGTCAGGGCGGCTATCAGGGCCTCTTCGACATGGTCGGCAACGTCCGCGAGTGGTTCGACGGTCCGTGCAAGCCGCCGCCGGACAGCGGCGCGCCGGACGCGGCGGGCCCCGAAGCCGACACCTGCATCTTGAAGGGCGGGGCGTTCGACAACGGCGGCGGGACGAACGGCCCCGTCTACGGCTGCGGCTTCGACGAGCCTTCCATTCGCCGCGATCACCAGAGCGGCAACACCGGCTTCCGCTGCTGCTCCGATTGACGCGCTACTTCACGAGCGTGCGGAAGCGGAGCGGCTCCGCGACGTTCTTGACCGGCGCGCTGCGCTCGTCGCCGAACTCGAAGCCGGCGTTGTCGGGGAGCTTCTTGAGCGCGTCGGCCATGACGAGGATCTCGTCCTTGCCCGCGCAGCCCTGGAGGCGCGCGGTGTTGTTCATGCCGCTCGAGAAGCCGGTGAAGTTGCTGTTCGGGCCGAACTGGCCGACGAAGAGCGGCGCGAGGTTCACGCCGGTCGAGACGTGCACGCCCTCTTCCTTCAGGTGATCGAACATCTTCCGCTCGGCGAGGAGGTTCGTCATCGCGCGGACGTCGCGCGCGCACTCGATCGCGCGGGCGAGGCGCTCGCCCTCGTTCTCGTCGTAGAAGGGCGGGCCGAAGAGCGCGATGATGCAGTCGCCGACCATCTTGTCGAACACGCCGCCGTGGGTCCAGACGAGCTCGACCGCGTCGCGGCTCCACGTCTCGACCAGCTCGGCGACGCGCGCCGGCGTCTTCAGCTTCGTCTCGCTTAGGCGCGTGAAGCCGGCGATGTCGACGTAGAGGATGGCGACGACCTCCTCCCGCGGCGCGAGGTAGCGGCGCTCGTAGTCCTCGGTCTGGAGGAGGCGCGCGACGTCGGCCGGGCGGAACGAGTACGCGAGCGAGCGCCACTCCTTGCTGAAGTCGACGATGCGCTGGCGGATGAAGCCGGCGAACGCGGCGAGGAGCTCGCGGTCGTACGTGTTGAACGTGCCGTGGGTCGCGGTGACGACGACCTTGCCGACGACGACGCTCTTCGTGATGCCGTTGATCAGCACCTCCTCCTGCGCGTCGGCGACGCCGAGCTCCTTCAGGAAGTCGGGGCTGTCGCCGGCGAGGTAGTCGCGGCCGAGCATCTGCAGCGTCGAGAACGACTCGTCCTCGTTCGAGAGCGTGTCGACCTTCAGCTCCTTGCCCTCGTAGAGCTGGATGTGGAGCGTCTTTCCGGTGCCCTCCTCCGCGCGGTAGACGAGGACGAGCTTGTGGACCGGGATCGCGTCGGCGAGGACCTCGACCGCCTGCTTCACGCCCTCGCCGAGGACGCGGTGCCGGAGCGCGTTGCCGAGCCGCATCATGACGAGGTGCTTCTCGCGCATCGCCTTGATGCTGAAGAGGTAGTTGTCG harbors:
- a CDS encoding SUMF1/EgtB/PvdO family nonheme iron enzyme, which produces MTSSRQVFRRAFVFAIGSVLVGCAMVAGIDGFRIGECKGGNCDRDGEAPPPPPPPDVNVPVVDTGVPCVGRGTPTAIRVGTPPNTFCIDTTEVTNADYKVFLDAGVNPATQGGTCLWNKTYQPSYPVSDPDAGMVVPAPADDAPVTNVDWCDAVAFCQWAGKYLCGAVEDGKKIGPVSEADLLNFKANQWLLACSAEARLRFPYGGVFDGTKCNLADLGEGGVLPVGSLPGCQGGYQGLFDMVGNVREWFDGPCKPPPDSGAPDAAGPEADTCILKGGAFDNGGGTNGPVYGCGFDEPSIRRDHQSGNTGFRCCSD
- a CDS encoding adenylate/guanylate cyclase domain-containing protein, with product MSSAELTEAQLRELFDLRDLVDELIEEGLVKRWSVSEMLGALLPRIGEQLAATAAWVETYGEDLNLRAFLWGQDAGKPPSIPDKADVWARTSEEKRERVAIATGEHVVIAQHLDVAGEWFGRAGLVCAPGAEANRLQEALNAVCEVLDNYLFSIKAMREKHLVMMRLGNALRHRVLGEGVKQAVEVLADAIPVHKLVLVYRAEEGTGKTLHIQLYEGKELKVDTLSNEDESFSTLQMLGRDYLAGDSPDFLKELGVADAQEEVLINGITKSVVVGKVVVTATHGTFNTYDRELLAAFAGFIRQRIVDFSKEWRSLAYSFRPADVARLLQTEDYERRYLAPREEVVAILYVDIAGFTRLSETKLKTPARVAELVETWSRDAVELVWTHGGVFDKMVGDCIIALFGPPFYDENEGERLARAIECARDVRAMTNLLAERKMFDHLKEEGVHVSTGVNLAPLFVGQFGPNSNFTGFSSGMNNTARLQGCAGKDEILVMADALKKLPDNAGFEFGDERSAPVKNVAEPLRFRTLVK